One Aegilops tauschii subsp. strangulata cultivar AL8/78 chromosome 7, Aet v6.0, whole genome shotgun sequence genomic window carries:
- the LOC109734528 gene encoding strigolactones hydrolase CXE15, with product MAFSADPTAQPYVVEDCRGVLQLLSDGTVVRSAALPFPVDGNVAYNDHGRVEWQDAVYDAGLGLGLRMYKPTTNAREEGKKLPVLVYFHGGGFCIGSCTWPNFHAGCLRLAAELPAVVLSFDYRLAPEHRLPAAHEDAAAALLWLQNQLASDPWLADAANPRKVFVSGESAGGNIAHHLALRFGRAGLDPMRIEGYILLMPAFCSEQPTQSELDSPPTAFLTRETCDRYCRLFLPAGANKDHPLVNPFGPDSPSLETLDVGRVLVVAAEGDLLRDKNVEYAERLRAARGKENDGVELVVFTGEEHAFFGVKPMSAATGELVRVIRRFMATETEAAC from the coding sequence ATGGCGTTCTCGGCGGATCCGACCGCACAGCCCTACGTCGTCGAGGACTGCCGCGGGGTGCTGCAGCTTCTCAGCGACGGTACAGTCGTGCGCTCTGCGGCCTTGCCCTTCCCTGTAGACGGCAACGTCGCATATAACGACCACGGCCGCGTCGAGTGGCAGGACGCCGTGTACGACGCCGGCCTCGGCCTCGGCCTTCGCATGTACAAGCCGACGACGAACGCCAGAGAGGAGGGCAAGAAGCTCCCCGTGCTCGTCTACTTCCACGGCGGGGGCTTCTGCATTGGCTCCTGCACGTGGCCCAACTTCCACGCCGGCTGCCTCCGCCTCGCCGCCGAGCTCCCCGCCGTTGTACTCTCCTTCGACTACCGCCTAGCCCCTGAGCACCGCCTCCCCGCTGCCCACGAGGACGCCGCCGCGGCCCTCCTCTGGCTACAGAACCAGCTCGCTTCCGACCCGTGGCTCGCCGACGCGGCCAACCCACGCAAGGTGTTCGTCTCCGGCGAGTCTGCCGGTGGCAACATCGCGCACCACCTTGCCCTCCGGTTCGGCAGGGCAGGGCTGGACCCGATGAGGATCGAGGGGTACATCCTGCTCATGCCGGCATTCTGCTCAGAGCAGCCGACGCAGTCCGAGCTTGACTCACCGCCGACGGCGTTCCTGACTAGGGAAACCTGCGACAGATACTGCCGCCTCTTCCTGCCCGCCGGAGCGAACAAGGACCACCCGCTGGTGAACCCGTTCGGGCCGGACAGCCCAAGCCTTGAGACGTTGGACGTCGGCCGCGTGCTCGTCGTGGCCGCGGAGGGCGACCTGCTGAGGGACAAGAACGTGGAGTACGCGGAGCGGCTGAGGGCGGCTCGGGGTAAGGAAAACGATGGCGTCGAGCTCGTCGTGTTCACCGGCGAGGAGCACGCGTTCTTCGGGGTGAAGCCGATGTCAGCAGCCACCGGCGAGCTCGTCCGGGTCATCAGGCGGTTCATGGCCACGGAGACGGAAGCAGCCTGCTGA
- the LOC109734531 gene encoding uncharacterized protein: MPQLSLSTNVPVDAVVAADILRDCSRALARIIGKPESYVTVSIDGSVPTSFAGSEEPAAYGEIMSIGGLGSGVNGKLSAALADILEAKLSVSASRFYVKFDDVQGYNVGFNGTTF; encoded by the exons ATGCCGCAGCTGAGCCTGAGCACCAACGTGCCGGTGgacgccgtcgtcgccgccgacATCCTCCGGGACTGCTCCAGGGCGCTCGCCAGGATCATCGGCAAGCCAGAATCC TACGTGACGGTGTCGATCGACGGGTCGGTGCCGACGTCGTTCGCGGGGAGCGAGGAGCCCGCGGCGTACGGGGAGATCATGTCCATCGGGGGCCTCGGCTCCGGCGTCAACGGCAAGCTCAGCGCCGCCCTCGCCGACATCCTCGAGGCCAAGCTCTCCGTCAGCGCCAGCAGGTTCTACGTCAAGTTCGACGATGTCCAG GGGTACAATGTGGGCTTCAACGGAACCACTTTCTAA